The Candidatus Neomarinimicrobiota bacterium sequence TGCAGAAAGCTCTCATCGAGCTGCACCAGCTTGACCTTTTCCTTGATTAGCGCGAGAAAGTCCACCGCGTCGATCTCCTCCTCACCCCGGTATTTGCGCTGGGCGTTAACCGCCGCCTGCAGGAAATAAGTATTGTTGACCCCGGGAATAACCACCGGATACTGGAACGATAGGAAGATCCCTTCCCGGGAGCGCTCCTCCGGGCTCATCGCCAGCAGATTCCGCCCATTGTAGAGCACCTCGCCGGCGGTGACATCATAGATGTCCCGGCCCGCCAGCACCTGGGCGAAGGTACTCTTGCCCGAACCATTGGGACCCATGACGGCGTGGAGCTCCCCGGAATTAACCTTCAGGTCGATACCTTTGAGGATTTCATTCCCCTCAATGCTCACGTGCAAATTCTTGATTTCAAGCATTCCTAATTCTTTCTTTAACACAGTG is a genomic window containing:
- the sufC gene encoding Fe-S cluster assembly ATPase SufC; the encoded protein is MLEIKNLHVSIEGNEILKGIDLKVNSGELHAVMGPNGSGKSTFAQVLAGRDIYDVTAGEVLYNGRNLLAMSPEERSREGIFLSFQYPVVIPGVNNTYFLQAAVNAQRKYRGEEEIDAVDFLALIKEKVKLVQLDESFLQRPVNEGFSGGEKKRNEILQMLTLEPRLAILDETDSGLDIDALKIIAEGVNRFRRPERAFLVITHYQRILNYIQPDRVHVLVDGRIARSGGPELAQQLEEKGYGWIQAEATAAIKRM